The genomic region TTTCAAGGTCTCTTTTTCCTGCCCCGTACCCGATCCTGCTGTTTGTAACCAGAGGGTAAAAATCACAGATCTCATCCACCATGTTTACATAAAGAGCTGCTCCTGTGGGAGTTGTTAGCTCGTAATTAACAGGCCCTCCAAATGATGGAATATTTTTGAGTATTTCAAGAGTTGCAGGTGCAGGAACACTTAATTTTCCATGCATGCTGTTAATTCTGCCCCCACCAAGTGCAACAGGCATTCCATAAACTTTTTTTGAATCAAGCCCTAGTTTATAGAAACAATAAGCAGAACCGATGATGTCCGCCACAGCATCTGCAGCTCCAACTTCATGGAAGTGTATTTTATCTAAACTTGTACCATGAACTGTAGATTCCGCTTCTGCAACTGTTTTGAATACTTTTTTTGCAAATTCCAAAACTTCAGGACTAATTTTATATTTCACTTTATTTAGAGTCTCAATGAGCTCTGCATAACCAATAGAATTTTTGTCTTCACATTCAATATCTGCATATGTGGCAGAAATGCCGGATTTTTTGGTCTTATCTATTTTAATTCGGATATCCCCAAAATGAGAAGCATAGTTTTCCATAACTTCTGCTACTTCTTCTGCATCTACCCCTAGATCTATAAGTGCGCCTAGCACCATGTTTCCAGATATTCCTGAATTTTGAGGATCTAAAATAACTACCATTATATCAATTTCCTTTGAAGCTGCTATTTTTTAAAGACTGCAATTGTATCTTAATTATATTCAATAATTTTAATAGATTAAGATTGATATTTCTTTAAACTCAAACATATTTGACGAATTTAGTGATTACTGTTTGAATCCGCAATAAACTGCAAGATGGTAATATTTCCAGAGTATATCCACATCTTTAAAACCAATTTCACGAAGCCAGTCAATATGATCAGTTATTTTTGCGGGATGATCTTCTGTTTCGGCAGCAGGTACCCATTTTTCTTCTATTTCTTCCATGCTGATGCTTAAGTTCATGAATTCTTTCCATTTGGCAGTATATATTTTCTGCAACTGTTTATTTGATGCTAAAACAGCGTCTGCGTTTAAAAATATTCCTCCGTGGGTCAGAGCTTCATATATTTTTTTGTAAAATCCTTTCTTGTCTTCATCTGTTGCAAGGTGGTGCAGTGCCAGTGAAGAAACAATTACATCATATTTTTCGGTGAAATTATACTCATAAAAATCACCTACCGTATATTCTATATCAGTGTAATCATGTAATTTTAATTTAGCCATTTCTATCATATTTTCAGCTAAATCAAGACATGTTACTTTGGCATTTTTAAATTGTTTCTTCAATGTTTGGGTTACAGTTCCAGTACCGCAGCCAAGGTCAAGAACTTTTACAGGAGCATCCTGTTCATAGGGAATAGAACTGATTAATGTATTTATCATGTCTTTATAATGTGGAATTAATTTAAGGATAACTTCATCAAATTCGGAGGATTCTTCTTCAAAATGAGCTTTTACTTTATCGCTTTTTTTCAAAATAATTCACCTTTAAGATTAAATGATACAGTTAATTGTTAAGTATTATACTTTTTTTAGTATAATATTAGAATTTTAGTGGATTTAAAATGAGCTATTGAATTTAAAAAAGAATTATAAAAAAGGGAATGTGGTTTTATTTAATTACCATTAAAGTATCTCCGGCATTTACGGTGTCCCCTTCTTTAATGAAGATTTCCTCTACAGTTCCAGAGCTTGTAGCATGGATATCATTTTCCATTTTCATAGCTTCTAAGACAGCAACTACATCCCCTTCATTCACCTTATCTCCTTTATCAACTTTGAGTTTAAGGATCATTCCCTGCATTGTAGAAGTTACTCCTCCTTCAACAGGGCCTGTAGGTCCTTGAGTACCTTCTGCTTCTATTTCCATGTAACCTACTGGTTTCACTTTTACATTGAAGATTTCACCATCTACATCTACAGCGTATTCTGTAGGAATTCCTTTAGGTGCTTCACTTGCCTCAGCTTCTACAGGTGGTGCAAGTGGTTCTTCTTCGCAATCACCACGTAAGAATTTTGGAGCAACTGCAGGATAGAGAGCATAGGTTAAAATATCTTCTTCTTTTTTGATAATTCCTAACTCTTCTCCTTTTTCTTTGCATTTTTCAAGTTGAGGTTTAAGTAAGTCAGCAGGTCTTACAGTTATTGGTTTTTTATCCCCAATGATTTTCTTCCGGATATCTTCGTCAACAGGTGCAGGAGGTTTTCCGTATAATCCTTTCAGGTAATCTTTAACCTCTTTAGTGACGGATTTATATCTTTCCCCACCTAATACATTCATAACTGCTTGAATTCCAACTATCTGGCTTGTTGGGGTTACAAGAGGAGGATATCCAAGGTCTTTTCTAACTCGCGGTACCTCTTCAAGCACGTCCTCGTATCTATCAAGTGCATTTTGAACCTTTAACTGTGATACAAAATTTGACAGCATTCCGCCGGGTATCTGATAAATTAAAACTTCTGTATCTACTTTTTCAGCAATAGGATCTAAAATACTGCTGTACTTTTTGCGTATTTCTTCAAAATACTTTTTGATATTTGTAAGAAGTTTTAGGTCAAGTCCTGTATCGTAAGGAGTACCCTGAAGGGCTGCTACCATACTTTCAGTTGGCGGCTGGGATGTACCCCATGAAAGAGGTGAAATAGCAGTATCCAAAATATCTACTCCTGCTTGACAGGCAGCATAGTAACTCATAGGTGTCATACCGCTTGTGCAGTGACAGTGTAAGTTTATTTTTAGATTTGTTTCTTCTTTAAGGGCAGTTATTAATTCATAAGTATCATGTGGTGTTATTAAACCCGCCATATCTTTTATGGCTACTGAATCACATTCTAATGCTTCTAATTCTTTTGCAAATTCTACATATTTTTCCACGGTATGAAAAGGACTTACTGTATATGAGATTACTCCCTGTACGTGTGCATCCTGTTCTTTTGCAACTTTAATGGAGTATTCCATGTTTCTTATATCGTTTAATGCATCGAATATTCTGAAAATATCTACTCCATTTTCATAGGATTTCTCAACAAATTTTCGTACTACATCGTCAGGGTAATGTTTATACCCTACCAAATTTTGACCACGAAGTAACATTTGAATAGGAGTTTTTTTAAGGTGTTCTTTAAGTTCTATAAGCCTTTCCCATGGGTCTTCATTTAAATAGCGTATGCATGTATCAAATGTTGCCCCACCCCATGCTTCCATTGAAAAAAATCCTACTTTGTCCATTTCTTCAGCAATTGGCAACATATCTCTAGTTCGCATCCTTGTCGCCAAGAGAGATTGATGTGCATCTCTGAATGCTGTTTCTATGATTTCTATCTTTTTCATAGTGACCCTCACGGTAAGTTTGAATATATCATTATAATCAGTCTTTATATAGTTAGTCTAAACTGTCATATATACCCTATTTCTTTAAGTTATGATGGGTATGTAAAATTTTTTTAAAAGTAGATCATTAATTAAGCTAATTAAGGTAGTAGATAATACTGCCTCTAATTATAACATAGTGTATTTCACCTTAACATAGTTCGGTTATCTTATATTTAAACTTATTTCCTGAAATTTAAAATATTACACAACAAATTATGAAATCATATAATTATAATCTGTAATTATTCTCTTTATTATTCAAGTTTATAACAAATTCAATATTCAACCTGGCAAATTATGAAATCATCATTCTCATATACTACTTTGGCGTAATCTGGAATTATTTCGTTAATATGTGTATGAATATCTTTGTTGAAATAGTAAAGAGGCCCAAATAAGGAATAGGCCAGTTTCATATCTATAGTTTTATTTTCAGATGTAAAAGTTAACCTTTTATCATAAACAATATAACCTATCTTTTCTTTTTCAAAAACAGATTTTGGTGTGCTGTTATTGAAGTTTTCAAACTTAAAATGAATTGGCATTTCAGATTCAGTAGCTAAGAAATATCCTGCATAAATATTAGATACAAGAACGGATCTGCTTTTATTCCCGTTTTCATCAAACCATTTTGCCATATCTATCTCTGAATCACCCGGAGGAGAAATCTGAATATATCCAAATTTGGTTGTGGATCCAAAGATTGCTATTTCAGGATCTTCAACAGTTAAAACACCTAAAAAAGTAGATAACGCAAAAATACTTATTAAAAACAATGATCTAAATGGCCTGGATGAAAATATATTGTAATATTTTAACTTGTAATAAACCTGGCTTAATCCAAATCCTCCAAGTATTGAAAGTGGTATAAGTAAATATATCAAAACCCTGTAAGTTACAGTATTAATGCCGAACCAGTAAGCATTGCTTAATAAAAACATAGCTAAAATCCATATAAATATAAAGATATGTTTTCTTTCAATTTTTTTAAGTGCAAAAATACCTCCAATGACTGCAAATATTAAAACTAATACTCCAATATTTTTGATGTAGGCTAATGCACCCATGGGTTGGTTATAATTTAATCTAATTCCGGAGCTAACTAGGGCTAATCCTTGGTGTGTTATGCTGCTAAAAAGATCTGGTTTCAATAAAAGAAGTGCAATTAACCCTGTAATTAGTAAAATCAATGAAAATGACAGAAATACACCATAATTTTTTAAAACAGAAATATCCCTGTTTAAAATTAAAGTAAGTATTGTAAATAGGGTAACTACTAATAATAACACTTCTGGAGCTACTAAGTGTGTCAAAAGGGTTAAAATAAATATAAACCCTGCTATGAGTGCATATTTTAAAACTCCTTCTTCAAGGGACTTGTAATAAAAGTAAACTGCAAGTGGTAAAAATATTAAAGCAAGATTTTCTGGCAGGGGTAAAATAATTCTGCTAATTAAATAGCTTGATATTATTAAAAACCCTGTAGAAATGCCTGCAATTTTACCATAAAATTTGTTTGCAACATAGGACGTAGATAAAACGATAAACATAGCTAAAAATGGCTGCATAAACCTTGCAATCTGGAAATAATCTATTTTTAGAAGGGTTCCTAGACCTGCAATTAGAAAATGAAAAATAGGAGGATAGTTTATGTTTTGTCCATATGGTGCATTTAAGAGTGGATCTGTTAATACAAAACCGTATTGGGTGTATATTTTTGCATACTGCACGTGGTAAATTATATCCCAGCTTAAAGGCCACCCGTATTTCAACGTTGGAATTAAAGCTATAAAAAATATTGCTATTGCAGGGATAATAAATGATATACTGTATATTTTCTTTAAGTTCATTGTACCACGTTGAATAAATAACTTAATAAAGGAATTATAGACCTGAAGCAAAAGCACTATGATAATGTTAATTAACTAATTTATGTTTTGCAAAAACTGTATATTATATCTATAGTAAATGTGCTAAATAGTCAAGGTTTTAAAAATTATTCAGTTGCAGATAAGTTTAGGACATAAAAGTAACATGAATTTGATGAATTTTATTTTTTAAGATTTTAATTGAATTGCAATAAAATACGCTTCGATAGGCCTTTAATTGGTACAAAAATGGATCCTTCGAAACATTTATATGGGATAAAAACATAAGTGTTGTTGTCGGAAGTATGTTTCCTTATTCCGGCATGAGGAAAAAATCAAAAAAAATTCAAATTCATTTAAAAACAAAAGAATGAGGTCTATTATGGTAAGAAAAATCGCAATTTATGGAAAAGGTGGAATTGGAAAGTCCACAACTACTCAAAATACAGCATCAGCTATGGCTCATTTCCACAACCAGAGGGTTATGATTCATGGTTGCGACCCTAAAGCAGATAGTACAAGAATGATTCTTGGGGGAAAAATGCAGACCACCATGATGGACACCCTTAGGGAAGAAGGAGAAGAAGCGTGTATGGATCTCGACAATGTTATGTCAACCGGTTTTAAAGACATAAAATGTGTCGAATCTGGAGGTCCTGAACCGGGTGTTGGTTGTGCCGGTCGTGGTGTAATCACTGCAATTACCATCATGGAACATATGAAAGTCTATGATGACAATGACTTCGTTTTCTTCGATGTTCTTGGTGACGTTGTTTGTGGTGGGTTTGCAATGCCTATCAGAGATGGTAAAGCCGAAGAAATTTATATTGTAGCATCTGGAGAAATGATGGCGCTTTACGCAGCAAATAACCTGTGTAAAGGTATGGTAAAATACGCTGAACAGAGCGGTGTGAGACTTGGTGGAATAATCTGTAACAGTAGGAATGTGGATGGAGAAAAAGAACTCCTGGAAGAGTTTTGTAAACGTATCGGTACTCAGATGATCCATTTTGTCCCAAGGGATAACATCGTACAAAAAGCAGAATTTAACAAAAGGACAGTAGTGGATTTTGATGCAGAATGCAGTCAAGCTCATGAATATTCGGAATTAGCCCGTAAAATTATAGAAAACGATAATTTCGTAATTCCAGATCCGATGACCATGGATGAATTAGAAGAAATGGTTGTAAGCTATGGTTTAATGGATTAATCAGTGTAATTAATGGAGAGAATAACATGAAAATGATAAGGGCTATACTGAGACCAGATAAGGTAGAAGAAGTCGTAGATGCATTATCTAATGCAGGACACGTGGCTTTAACTAAAATGGATGTTATTGGAAGAGGTAAGCAGAAAGGAATTCGCCTGGACAATATATACTATGACGAACTTCCAAAGGTGATGCTTTTACTGGTAACACCATCTGAAGAAATTGATGATATAATTGAGATTATCAATGAAACTGCATTCACTGGAAACTTCGGGGATGGAAAAATCTTCATAAGTCCTGTGGAAGAAGCTTATACTGTAAGAACTCGAAGTAAAGGGCTATGAGGGTCTTTATGAAAGAAATAATAGCAATTATTCGGCCTAATAAAATCAACAGGACAAAGGAGGTTCTCGATGCTTTAGGATTTTCATCTATGACTGCAAATGCAGTTTTTGGAAGGGGAAGACAGAAAGCAATCGTGGGGGAAGTGACCTTTGCTATCCAGAATAAAGATCTTCGTGAAGAAGAAGGAAGCATGCGTTATATTCCTAAAAGGATGATATCGCTGGTTGTCCCTGATGAAGATGCCTCTTTGGTGGTTGAATCTATAATGAAAGTAAATAAAACGGGTCAAATTGGAGACGGTAAAATATTTGTTTGTCCCATAGAAGACGCAGTTAGAGTTAGAACAAAAGAATCAGGAGAAGACGCAATTTTGTAAATTAACAAAATTGCACTCCTGTAGTTATAATTAAATTTAAGGAGAGTAAACATGCCTTTCAAACTTTTTGATGTGTCTAAACCTATCCCTGAGAGGAAAGAACACACATATGTAAAACACTGAGGGGATCCTGAGGACTGTCTTCCTAAATGTAATTCTAAAACAATACCAGGTTCTATGACAGAGAGGGGATGTGCATTTGCTGGAGCCAAAGGTGTTATAACTGGAGCTATAAAAGACGTAGCTCATATTGTACACTCTCCTGTAGGATGTACAGCTTACGGTTATGGAACAAAAAGGTATCCAACAACCACAGATATGCCCGACGGCAGTCAATTCCCTATAAAGGATTTTAACATTAAATATATTATTGGAACAGATTTACAGGAGTCAGATGTAGTATTTGGGGGGATGAAAAAGTTGCGTCAAGCAATTCTTGACACCAATAAAGAATTCCCATTTGTAAGTGCAATTTATCTTTATGCAACATGTACTACTGGACTTATAGGAGATGATCTGGACGCCGTAGCCAAAGAAATGGAAGAAGAATTAGGTAAACCGATCATAGCATTTAATGCACCAGGTTTTGCTGGACCAACCCAATCTAAAGGTCATACTATTGGAAACAATGTTTTATTTAGTAAATTGGTAGGTACAACAGAACCTCCCGCAACTACTCCCTATGATATAAATCTTATTGGTGAGTACAACATCGACGGGGACCTCTGGTTGCTTAAAGACTACTTTAAAGAAATAGGAATAAATGTCTTGAGTACTTTCACAGGTGACTGCTGTCATAATGAAATAGGATGGATGCACAGGGCAAAATTAAGCGTAGTAAGGTGTCAGAGATCATCTACCTACATAGCAAAAATGATAGAGGACAAATACGGCGTCCCTTACATGAAAACTGACTTTTTCAGTACCAAATACTGTGCAGAAAACTTAAAAACTGTAGCAAAATTCTTTGGTCTGGAAGATAAAGCAGATGAATTGATTGCTAAAAAAATGGCTGAAGTAGGTCCAGAATTAGAATTTTATAGAAAGAAATTAGCCGGAAAAAAAGCATTTATCTTTTCTGGGGGGCCTAAAAGTTATCACCTTTCTGTCCCATTACAGGAAGAGTTAGATATGGATGTCACTGGTGTTTCATCTATGTTTGAACACGAAGATGGGTTTGAAAAGATGAAAAGCAGGTTAGATGAAGGAAAACTTGTAATAGACGATCCTAATGCACTGGAACTGGAAGAGCTAATTGAAGACTATGATATAGATCTGATTATGGGTGGTGTAAAAGAGAAGTATTTTGTCCATAAATTAGGAATACCATGTCTCTTGATTCACTCATATGAAAATGGACCATACATTGGATTTGAAGGG from Methanobacterium veterum harbors:
- the larC gene encoding nickel pincer cofactor biosynthesis protein LarC, which translates into the protein MVVILDPQNSGISGNMVLGALIDLGVDAEEVAEVMENYASHFGDIRIKIDKTKKSGISATYADIECEDKNSIGYAELIETLNKVKYKISPEVLEFAKKVFKTVAEAESTVHGTSLDKIHFHEVGAADAVADIIGSAYCFYKLGLDSKKVYGMPVALGGGRINSMHGKLSVPAPATLEILKNIPSFGGPVNYELTTPTGAALYVNMVDEICDFYPLVTNSRIGYGAGKRDLEIPNVLRVVKGESIVPTDKVSILETNLDTVTGEVIGHTFDKLMDAGALDISVIPVLMKKNRPGHLLRVITKPKDSSTVSEAIIRETGTLGVRVLPYVHRNIVKREIVPLKLDIGGLEHDIQIKIGMIGEEVINYSPEYEDAKKIAGETGVPLKDVMKRANNAFKKLLDNY
- a CDS encoding class I SAM-dependent methyltransferase, with product MKKSDKVKAHFEEESSEFDEVILKLIPHYKDMINTLISSIPYEQDAPVKVLDLGCGTGTVTQTLKKQFKNAKVTCLDLAENMIEMAKLKLHDYTDIEYTVGDFYEYNFTEKYDVIVSSLALHHLATDEDKKGFYKKIYEALTHGGIFLNADAVLASNKQLQKIYTAKWKEFMNLSISMEEIEEKWVPAAETEDHPAKITDHIDWLREIGFKDVDILWKYYHLAVYCGFKQ
- the oadA gene encoding sodium-extruding oxaloacetate decarboxylase subunit alpha — its product is MKKIEIIETAFRDAHQSLLATRMRTRDMLPIAEEMDKVGFFSMEAWGGATFDTCIRYLNEDPWERLIELKEHLKKTPIQMLLRGQNLVGYKHYPDDVVRKFVEKSYENGVDIFRIFDALNDIRNMEYSIKVAKEQDAHVQGVISYTVSPFHTVEKYVEFAKELEALECDSVAIKDMAGLITPHDTYELITALKEETNLKINLHCHCTSGMTPMSYYAACQAGVDILDTAISPLSWGTSQPPTESMVAALQGTPYDTGLDLKLLTNIKKYFEEIRKKYSSILDPIAEKVDTEVLIYQIPGGMLSNFVSQLKVQNALDRYEDVLEEVPRVRKDLGYPPLVTPTSQIVGIQAVMNVLGGERYKSVTKEVKDYLKGLYGKPPAPVDEDIRKKIIGDKKPITVRPADLLKPQLEKCKEKGEELGIIKKEEDILTYALYPAVAPKFLRGDCEEEPLAPPVEAEASEAPKGIPTEYAVDVDGEIFNVKVKPVGYMEIEAEGTQGPTGPVEGGVTSTMQGMILKLKVDKGDKVNEGDVVAVLEAMKMENDIHATSSGTVEEIFIKEGDTVNAGDTLMVIK
- the nifH gene encoding nitrogenase iron protein, with protein sequence MVRKIAIYGKGGIGKSTTTQNTASAMAHFHNQRVMIHGCDPKADSTRMILGGKMQTTMMDTLREEGEEACMDLDNVMSTGFKDIKCVESGGPEPGVGCAGRGVITAITIMEHMKVYDDNDFVFFDVLGDVVCGGFAMPIRDGKAEEIYIVASGEMMALYAANNLCKGMVKYAEQSGVRLGGIICNSRNVDGEKELLEEFCKRIGTQMIHFVPRDNIVQKAEFNKRTVVDFDAECSQAHEYSELARKIIENDNFVIPDPMTMDELEEMVVSYGLMD
- a CDS encoding P-II family nitrogen regulator translates to MKMIRAILRPDKVEEVVDALSNAGHVALTKMDVIGRGKQKGIRLDNIYYDELPKVMLLLVTPSEEIDDIIEIINETAFTGNFGDGKIFISPVEEAYTVRTRSKGL
- a CDS encoding P-II family nitrogen regulator encodes the protein MKEIIAIIRPNKINRTKEVLDALGFSSMTANAVFGRGRQKAIVGEVTFAIQNKDLREEEGSMRYIPKRMISLVVPDEDASLVVESIMKVNKTGQIGDGKIFVCPIEDAVRVRTKESGEDAIL